In Candidatus Hadarchaeales archaeon, the genomic stretch AAACTCAGGAAAAAGCACTTCCTCGCCCTCTTCACCTTCGTCTCCCTACCCCTTCCAGGAACCGGGGCCTACACCGGAACGATCCTAGCCTTCATGCTCGGGATGAGGGGATGGAAACCCGCTCTCACCGTGGCCCTGGGAGTGCTCACTGCCAATGCCCTAACCGCCCTCCCCGCCACCGGTCTCTCCCTCTGGCTTTAACCTGCCCCTCCCGTACTTGTACTCGATGGCACAGGAACCCTCCGAAGAAACCATGCACGGTCCCACCGGGCTCCTGGGTGTACAGACCTTCCCGAAGAGGGGACAATCGGGGGGATCGAGGAGACCCCTCAGCACCCTGTCGCACCTGCAGGAGGGATGGGGCTTGAACTCCCTTCCCTCCAGCTCCTTCAGCTCGTCCTCGTACCTCTTCCTGGCATCATACTCTTCGAATTCCTCCTTGAGGGCCATGCCAGACTTCGGAATCACGGGAAAGCCCCTCCAGTCCAGATCGAAGGGCTCGAAAACTTCCTCCATTACCCTGAGTGCCTTCACATTGCCCTCCGGTCTCACCGAGCGTGTGTATTCATTTTTGACCCCCACTTCCCCCTTTTGGATCATCCTCGCCAGGAGGTAAACCCCCATCAACAGGTCGAGGGGTTCGAAACCCGCCACCACCTGGGGGATTCCGTACTTCTCCGCTATCTCCTCGTAGGGCTTGGTACCTATCACGGTGGAAACATGCCCCGGTTCTATCAGCCCCTGAATCTTGGTCTCACCCATCTCCAGGAGGGCCTTGATAGCCGGGGGGATGTAACGATGACAGCAAAGGATGGAGAAGTTAGGGGGAGGTCTTCGGAGGAGGGTGACGGCCGTGGAAGGGGCGGTGGTTTCGAAACCTATGGCCAAGAAAACCACCTCCTTCTTCGTTTTCTCCGCAAGTCCCACCGCATCCCTGATGCTGTAAACCACTCTCACCTCTGCCCCCTCTCCCCTGAGCCCCGCGAGCGAACCACTTTCCCCCGGCACTCCCACCATATCCCCAAAAGTTGCCACCACCTTTCCCTTCCTTGCCAGCAAGAGGGCCTCCTCTATCTCCCTCTGGGTGGTCACACAAACGGGACATCCTGGTCCCTGCCTTATCTTGATCCCACAGGGTTCCAGAAGGCGATCCAAACCGTACCTCACGAGGGTATCCTGGTGGGTCCCGCACACGTGCATCAGGAAGAGGTTCAACCCCATCTTCCTGAGTTCCCCCACGATCCTGCTCGCGGTCTCCCTATCCCTGAACCTGAACATGCTCAGCCCTGCGAGAGGAGTTCCTGCCAGAGCCTCAGGCTCTCCCTCGCCTCCTCCTCGTCTAAGACTTGGATGGCAAAACCGGCATGGACGATCACGTACTGCCCCACCTCCACCTCCACGAGGGAGATGTCCACTTCCCTCAGGGTGCCATCCCCGAAGTCCACCTTGGCGAGCTCACCCTTCTTCTCCACCACCCTCGCCGGAATGGCCAGACACATCTACCTTCCCTCCCCTTCCCCGCATAAATCCCTCAGCACGAGGGAGAGGGTATCGGCCAGCCTCTCGGCCGCCTCCTCCAGCTCCCTGGTCATTCCTTCCCCGAAATCCGTATCCCCGGGCTGGACACAGAGGAGGGCCACTTTGCATCCCACCACTTCCCTCACGTATTCGCAGAAGATCCTGAGGGGGAGGAGATGCGTGGAAACGGTTTCTACGGGTAGCTCTTCCGAAGTCAAGAACCTGCTTTCCCCCGGTCTCAGCCCCAAGAGGGCTGCGTCCACGAGGAGGAGATGGCTGGGCCTGACCCTCTCCACCTCCTCCAAGAAATTCTCCGCCACCGTTTCGCATTCCAGCAATTCCACCCCCTTTCCCACCCTTCCTTCCATCTTCCTCACAACCTCCAGTCCCACCGCGTCGTCCTTTCTGAGGGGATTACCTATTCCCATCACCATGGCCTTTCTGCAACCCGCAAACCATTCCCTGAGCTCCCTCTCCATCATAGAAGGGGGTAGGAAGGAAGGAAAAGACTTTCAGGGTCTCTTGAGGGTGTAAAGGAGGTTGCGGTCCTTATCGTAGATCTTTACCTCTAGGGGCATCTTGCCCAGGGCGAAGTGGGTGGCACAGGCGTAGCAGGGATC encodes the following:
- the hypD gene encoding hydrogenase formation protein HypD, with product MFRFRDRETASRIVGELRKMGLNLFLMHVCGTHQDTLVRYGLDRLLEPCGIKIRQGPGCPVCVTTQREIEEALLLARKGKVVATFGDMVGVPGESGSLAGLRGEGAEVRVVYSIRDAVGLAEKTKKEVVFLAIGFETTAPSTAVTLLRRPPPNFSILCCHRYIPPAIKALLEMGETKIQGLIEPGHVSTVIGTKPYEEIAEKYGIPQVVAGFEPLDLLMGVYLLARMIQKGEVGVKNEYTRSVRPEGNVKALRVMEEVFEPFDLDWRGFPVIPKSGMALKEEFEEYDARKRYEDELKELEGREFKPHPSCRCDRVLRGLLDPPDCPLFGKVCTPRSPVGPCMVSSEGSCAIEYKYGRGRLKPEGETGGGEGG
- a CDS encoding HypC/HybG/HupF family hydrogenase formation chaperone, translated to MCLAIPARVVEKKGELAKVDFGDGTLREVDISLVEVEVGQYVIVHAGFAIQVLDEEEARESLRLWQELLSQG
- a CDS encoding hydrogenase 3 maturation endopeptidase HyCI, yielding MERELREWFAGCRKAMVMGIGNPLRKDDAVGLEVVRKMEGRVGKGVELLECETVAENFLEEVERVRPSHLLLVDAALLGLRPGESRFLTSEELPVETVSTHLLPLRIFCEYVREVVGCKVALLCVQPGDTDFGEGMTRELEEAAERLADTLSLVLRDLCGEGEGR